The genomic window GCTGCAACAAAGCCATTACTTTGGTTATGTGCTTTTATACCTTGGATTGCTTAAGAACCAAATTCACTGTCATTGTTCATACAGTAAATGCATTGTATCATACAGTTTGTTCTTAAACATAGAGGATGGATCAGGATTCACCAAGCGGATGTCCATCGAGAACTGGTACTGGGTTCTTTAGATAGTGGTTGATTGCCCTGGACTTGCAACTACTGCCCTTGCAGATTATGCTTTACCATATAGTGCAACAAACCGAGTGTACACCTTGTTACAAGATATCACTGCCAGTTAATTGCTATGCCAAAGTACTGGATATGCATGCTTATAACAGTGTCGCCTGTTCATGTGTCTTGTCATTTTGGTGCGCATGAGTAATTTGGGCCTCTTTGATTACCATGAATATTTTTTTATAGGAATATAGAGAAAACGTAGGATTACGGTGTCATGCCTTCTTGAGTCCTAGGGGATTGAAATGATGTTTGATTGCACCTCCAGAAAACCATAGGACACATTACTTTCATTCTGTACTTGCACCTTTGATTGCTCAAGAAGCAAATTTTTCTATTGTTCATAAAGTAAATTTTGTCATTAACTATAGATGATGCATCAGAATCCATTATGTGGATATTCATTGAGTGGCATGCACATGGTGCTTTACCATGTAGGGCAACAAATCAAGGGCCTATGCTGTGTTTCAAAATATCAGTAGAAGTTTAATCACAAAACCAGAGTACAGGACAGGCATACTTATAATGCCGTCGCTCGTTCATATTTATGTCATTTTTGGTCCGCATGGACACTACAGTAAtttgggcctctttgattcatatgaTTGAAAAAATGCAGGAATAGAGACAATGTAGGATTGTAGTTTCACACCCTCTTGAGATTATGTTTGGTTGCACCATCAGAAAACTGGTATTCTTCTCAAGATGGGTTAGACGATGGAAATTTTGCTATGAAATAGAGCAGAGGAGGTCATAGAAAAATATTGCGGATTGTAGTCCTACAAATCAAAATATTGTGGTTTGCATCCTGCAAATGCTAAGAAAATCCCTTGAAACATAGAGGCCCTTGACTTTTGGGTGCTCATGGCCTTGTCCATATTAAGTTTATGGTGAAGAGTATTTTGTTTGCTGAGGTGCAGCAACAGAGTGTAAAAAATACTAGGGTGTGTGAATTTTTAAACTGGTAAGTTACAATAAGTAGTCTACTTGCACCTTCTGCACGTTATAGCTCATCACAAAATTTCAGTGGCACCTTCTGTTTTATCTTCTGCACCTTTTTTGTTTTATCCTCTGCTATAGTATCATGTTGATTACTCATAGAAGGGTAAAGTTGGCAATCTAGGCTTTTTTGTGCAGCTTTGCTAGACAGATGATGCCATGGTTTTGGGGAAATTAAATGATTTCATTTGTCTACGTTTGTCATAGGGTATGTACGCGCGTGCAAGGTTCACCATAAATCCTGACAAGGTTTACAGGATTGCAATGACAAAGCTCAATACATCTGCTGCAATCCTTGAAGTGATGGGTGCACCCTTAGCTGGCACTGACGTTAGAGCATATGTTATGTCTGGTGGAGGCCCTAAACTAAAGGACTTCAAATTCAGGGTTGGTGGCAAACGGTGCTTTCTTATCTTCCCCATCAAAGGATCAGAAAGAAAGGGTCTTGTAAGTGTTGAAGTCAAGAAGAAAAAAGGACAGGTATTTAAAATGTTCTTCTCTATTTTGTAGCAAACTGTACTTCAGTACCTCTAGATTGAACAGTCTGGTACTTATCCATGTACCATATAATTATGTACCGCACCTTTAGTGTGagtgaaaacatgaacaatttatTGCGAAGGTAGAGTTAAGTGAAGCAAATTTCCATCAAATTGTTGGTTTATCTTCAAATTTAATGCACAATCTATGCTCACCTCAGTTTTTAATGGCAGCCCTTTTGTAGAAATCAAGAAATGAACATAGTTTATCATAGAAAGTTGATATTTCTGTCATGCAACATTATGGTCGACTGGTCGTTTGTATTGAACTAGTTTGTTTTGGTATTTCCCCATCCCTTGCCATCCAGAAAACGCTGCTTTTAGTATTATATGTATATGAATAGAGCTATAATACAAGATCTCATCCTGCTTGAGAAGGTAGTAAACGAGTGGTATTATTATCCCCGATGGCAGCAAATTTTCTGACCTTAATCTAATTCCTCTGCAGTATGACATGAAGCTGCTCGCTGTTGACATACCGATGGCGACAGGGCCTGACCAGCGGCTATTCCTTGTGGGTGACGAGCAGGAGTACAAGGTGGGTGGGGGCTTGATATCCGAGCTGCGTGATCCTATAGTGAAGGCTATGGCTGCAGAAAAGGAGTTTGATTATCTTGATGAAAGAGAGGACGCAGAGGATGAACGCAGGGAACAAGaggaggctgaggaagaggcggcCGAAGCGTTGAGGCGAGAGGAGGACAGATTACGCGAGGAGGCGAAGGAGAGGCAGCGGCGAGAAGCTGAGAATCTTGAGAAAGGCAGCTGACCCAATTGACCACACCGCTTTTTTCTTCGTGTTGTGCATTGCTCCACTTTACCTCCTCACTCTTACAATGCGTGGCGATCAGCATTTTCGCTGCGACGGAAAGATTGCATCTGAGTTTCAGAGAGGCGGTTTCGCCTTTCACAGCGTGTCGATAGGGTAATAAATTTTGGCTGCTCCTCAAAATGGTTTACTCGGGAGCGCATTGTGTAATTTAGTGGCTGCATGATTGAATGATGGCAGTAGCCTTCCCTTTTTGGTGCCTACTGTGCGCGCTGTGCTTTCGGATGCTTTGAGCTAGTGTGCGGTATGCTCGTGCCGCATTTTGCACCCATCGGTTATTTGGCTTGATAGGTCCGCCCGCCGGTGCATCAGCGGTTCTATCTTTCTGTGCACTTACCAGTATTCTGGGTTTTGGAGACACATTTTTCTAACTGTTTTGCTATAGCTCATTAGCTGTGAcctaagggcctgtttggttccaataagtcacctgacttataagtcaggtgacttaaaacccgtgacttataagtcacgcctgcttggttgtcacctgacttataagggcatctccagccgttgagccccccaggaggcatttttttcgCCGTTTGGGGGGCTGCCGGCGAAAATTTTGTCATGCGAACGAGAAAATCTCCAGCCGTTTCCTCCCCAAGCGAGGCTGTCGTCCTCGCCACCGTCCCGTCCGAAGCCGCAGGGCCGTCGAAGGCCGCTTCGCCTTCCAGCAGCACGTCCATGCTGCCCGTAGTCCCGCTCCTCGCGTCCGCTGGCCCCGCCCGCGCCTGGCCGTTGGCATGCAGGAAGGCCGTCGTCGCATCGCGGCCACCGCGCCGCCGAGGACGACCTTCTCGTGCCCTGCACCAGCCGCCCCGTGCTGGCcatgtccccgtccccgtcgtcataTCCCCGTCCTCGTCGTCCAAGGCCGGTGCTCTCCAACTCCGTGTGGGAGCCGGCCGGGGCGGGACAgcgaggcgagggcggcggcgtgCCGAGCGCGGCGAGGCAAGGGCGGCGGCGTGCCGGGCGCGGCGAGGCGAGGGATGGCGTTGGAGAAGGGCGCGTGGTGGAGGAGGAGCTCGGGCGGAGGAGGAGCTCGTCCACACCCACGAGCAAGCTTCTCCTCGCCCCGCTGGGGAGAAGATGGTTaggtggtcgccgccgccgccgcgggacgTCGAGCTTTTCCCCTTCCTGGGTGCCCACGACGCCGTCTCGCCGCAAGCCCAAGGCGGTCATCCAGGAGCCGGCCGCGGACGCCCAGGCCTCCGACGCCTCCGAGAGCCAGGGCGGcgaggaaggggaggaggaaggggcggcTCGCCGGAGCGAGGAGCaggggtgggaggagagagagtAGACGAGCGAGGAGCAGGGGGCGGCGGGGCatgcgggagagagagaggagagagctttGTCTTCTTTTGCATGCACAATGTGGTGGGCCTAGTGAGGAAAAAGGAGGAGAGAGAGACtaaagaggctgacagtgggccttTTGTAGTTAAATTATAGCGCCGACGCCCCCGGCTGCTCCCGGCGTGCTGGGTTTGCCTTGCGCGTGCCGGCCGTAACTTTCGTCAAAACCGGCGCAAAACTGGTTCCTGAGACCCGAGTGGGTCGTTTTTTGCCCGCCGGCGTCTAAAAATGCGCCTGGGGAGGCTTCTTGAGGGcctggctggagatgctctaagtcatCTGACACACCTTTCCACACTAATCCATATCATGCATGTGATGGGATCCATgcaaaagggggtgacttataagtcgggtctgtttggcaaaataagtcaccttttttacttttcgacttataagttggtgacttatttggaaccaaacaggccctaagttGCACATCCAAGAGCAACTCCAACAATTCTCCTAAAAAACTtctttccttattttttttctatttcacaATAAACAAACCTAGGGCCCGCAGGTCAGTTACACGGGGTGGTGCGGCCGCGAGCTTTGGTGTGACGGTGAATGGCAGGACAGAGAGGCGGAGCAGCAGCGCGTGTCAGCGGGGCGGGCGGCGACGTGGCAATGCGAATATGGTGTGGCGTGGTAGCATGGCGGTGGCGCGTGGCAGCGCGGTGGCAGACGGGCGGAGCGGTGGTTGTGCATCAGGATCGCGGCAGCAGCCGGTTTCGCGCTCGAACGTGACAGCGGTACTGTAGGTTCTTGGTGTGGTGGCGCAATCGGCAGAGTGACGGTGTGTTGACGTGCGTGGTGAAGTTTTAGGTTGTTTCCTTGTCGCCAAAACTTTACGGGAAGTGATCTTCCTGTAAACATGCGGGAAGAAAGGGGATCCTCCAAAGTTATGGCCACTTTTACGAAAATTGTTGCATAGATTTCTTTTACCCAATTCCGGGTAAACGGTTGTTATTTTAAGATAGGggagctgttggagatgctctaaatccAATGTCATTGATTTTAGGTGGAGATAAGGGAGGGTATTTTTTTATTAAATCACTTAGATGCGTAATAACTAGGGCACATGCTGCGTGTAACAATGAATGTAGCTTTGCCTTCAACTAGGTTCCTCCCCTAACGCTTGACGGTCGGGCAAACTTTCCTCTCCAAACCTTGCCGGTGAGCTCATGGATTCACTTCCTTTTTGTCTGCCGTTCCGTCTATCGGTGACGGGGAGGAGAATTCCGGTGCCTCCTCTCCTGGTGGTACTTCAGGTTAGGTTTTCTTAGTCCTCGCAGGTGCGGCGCTCGGACGAATGGTttcttcttcttcgagtttgtctttcGAGTTCGTCCATCAGGACATAGTTGACAGAGCTCCGATGTAGATTCCTGCCGCCCCATTGGGgcggtgaggttagggtttctcgtcgtgTGGCGAGATTTGGTTTCAGTTGATTTAGATCTATTCATGGGTTCAACGACGACGATTGCGGCTCCAGAGCGCCagccttaggggcacgtgcatgaagacttctccgCTGTCATCGACGAGGTCAAGCTGGCTTTGATAGGGGTGCGGCGATAGTGACGCGTCGACGGCTCGTTCTGGTGGCCGTATTGGTAGTTTGATGGTGTTcgaatctcaatgtaattttattatgTATGAGATGTTTTGTACTTTCAGTGAACTTTGATAGTAGATCTAAATCTTTTTTGTAATAAAAAAATAACTAGGCCACATTATTTTAAAAGATATACAGACGCTCATATTGGCTGAATGGAAAAAAGAATTATCAAAAAATGAAAAGGGGCTAGTAATCACGAGTACATAACAATCATCTTATTTCGTTCACAATAAACTAAACAAGGTAAAGGGAGATTCCTAAAAAATGGTAATCGAGATCGTATCGGTAACAACATGAAGGGAGGAGCACCACGCATCATTAATTACGGGTTGATTAGTTAGCTCCCGTTGCGTTCCTTGAGCAGCATGTTGACCTGCGCTTGTACAGCTTTCTGATGCACCCCCTGCTTCTTGAGCTCCGCCTTGCGGTCCAGAAGCTGTTGCTGTTGGCTGGCCTGACGTCTTCCTGACTGCGCCTGCTCGTCGAGGATCACCGCTGCCCCCACCAGCGCCAGAAGGGCGGCGCAGTATTTATGGGCGGACATGTCCCCTGGCCCGAACTGCGCTCGCTCTTGGTAGAGTCGACCGATGGGCGGTGGTGTGGTGCTCGTCGAGGACTTCACGTACGCTCTTGATGACCTGATGGGATCGCAGAAGCTAGACGGCTGCAATATATGCAGGCGATCCAACGTATATGTCGATCCGAGTCGGTCGGTCAGCGTCTCCTCTTCTTGTTCGAATCGGTCGAGCACAGCTCACCCCCCTCCCGGGTTGGCGCGCTAAGCTTTGTTGCTGCTCGATCTGCGCCAGCTCGATCGATCGTCTCCCTCTCGGACTTGTTTGTTAGACCCTGCCTCCTCCTCTTTCCCATGGCCGACAGGTAGATTTCTTCATGCCTTTTCTCAAAATTA from Triticum aestivum cultivar Chinese Spring chromosome 3B, IWGSC CS RefSeq v2.1, whole genome shotgun sequence includes these protein-coding regions:
- the LOC123068801 gene encoding uncharacterized protein, whose product is MAAAALTSSRRALHTLHRRLLLRPTPFPSARAPPTPVPRHFPAPPAPSSSRFFTTARPEARPPRPGLLAPPKQHKAMQRLVGGLRPFASGGGGGAKLAPLGQGVKGLGRPVEAAKNAAARYREAVGLQVEAFWRRNYLLLVGAGGVIVCIALWRVMFGIASTFVGLSEGMAKYGFLALATAMVAFAGMYARARFTINPDKVYRIAMTKLNTSAAILEVMGAPLAGTDVRAYVMSGGGPKLKDFKFRVGGKRCFLIFPIKGSERKGLVSVEVKKKKGQYDMKLLAVDIPMATGPDQRLFLVGDEQEYKVGGGLISELRDPIVKAMAAEKEFDYLDEREDAEDERREQEEAEEEAAEALRREEDRLREEAKERQRREAENLEKGS